The sequence below is a genomic window from Aureispira sp. CCB-E.
ACCCTAGTAGGGCAGTGGTTGGTTTTGCAGGTCGAGCGATAGAAGAGGATCAAAAACCTAAATACTTGAACAGCTGTGAAACGGATCTATACCAAAAGGAGCAGCTCTTGTATGGCTTGAGTCAACAACTCCAAGAAATCAAAGCATCCAAAGTAGTTTATTTGGTAGAGGGGTATTGGGATGTTTTGAGTTTGTACGATGCGAAGTTCTTTGGAGCGGTAGCCGCTGGAGGCACATCGTTGAGTGTTGCACAAGCAAAATTGATCAATCGTTATGCGGAGCGTGTTGTTTTGTTGTATGATGGAGACCAGGCAGGAATAGAAGCCGTTAGCCGAAATCTACCCAAACTAATAGATATAGGACTTCATGTTGATATTATTCCTTTGCCCGAAAATCAAGATCCTGATAGTTACATTCGAGAGATAGGAGCAGAGGCATTTGAGGAGTATTGCAAGAAAAATAAAACAGATGCGATTAATTGGTATTTGGAGCATGAGCTGCAGCACTCAGAAAGAGATAATTTTGCAATTCAGCGTATTAGTGAGTTGTCTATTGAGTTGATTGCAAAAGTAAAAAATAGTTTATCTCAAGATTGTTATGTTCGAGATGTTTCCAAGTTGCTAGGCATTAAACAAAGTATTTTAGGAGGGCAACTTAATGAAAAATTAGGGGAATTAGCATTGACCTTAAAACAAGATACATTGACACCTGCACAGCGTAAAAGCTTGTTTAAATATGGGATTTATGAAGATGAAAAACAATATTGGTCTAGCGATGGGAAAGGAGGATATTCTTGTATTTCTAATTTTGTAGTCAAGCCTTTGTTTCATCTCAAATCAAAAGAAAATCCAAAGCGCTTGTTTGAGTTGTTGAATAAATACGACCAAAAAGTTTTGTTAGATGTAGAGGCGGTTGTTTTGGTTGGTTTGGATAAATTTAGAGTAGCAGTTGAAGCAGAAGGGAACTATTTTTTTACGGGTAATTTGGCGCAGTACAACCGAATAAAAGCCAAGATTTATGATGAAATGAAAACCTGTTATGAAGTCGATGTGTTGGGCTATCACAAGGACGGTTTTTATACTTTTGGAAATGGCATTTATACCATAGAAAAAGGGTTTGTTCCTGTGAATAAATACGGTACTTTATGTTATAAAGACAAGCGTTATTTTTTGCCTGCTTTTAGCGATATTTACAAGGATTCGGATATGTCCTTTAAAGATGAAAAAAACTTTGCTTACCAGGACTCAAAAATTACCTTCAAACAATGGTCTACTTTGTTTTGTAAGGTGCATGGCAGCAAAGGACAAATAGCCATCTGTTTTTATATTGCGACTCTGTTTAGAGATGTGATCCATGAGTATGTCAATTTTCCTTTACTCAATTTGTTTGGTCAACCAGGAACAGGAAAATCATTTATGGGAAAGAACCTTTCGTATATGTTTGGAATTGCTAAAGATGGTTTTAATCTCAATAGTGGTACGTTGGTTGGGTTTTATAATCGCTTGGTATTGGCTCGGAATGCCTTGGTATTTTGTGAGGAGTATTTTAATTCGATAGACTTTAGATTTATCCAGGGTTTAAAATCTATTTACGATGGGATTGGACGAGAAAAAGGACAAAAGACAGGAACAAAAAGTTTGGTTAGTGAGATTTATTCCGCTTGTGTATTTGTAGGGCAGGAGCTGCCAACATTTGACAATGCTTTGTTTACTCGTGTAATTAATTTGGCATTTTCACAAACAGAATACAGTCAAGAAGAAACGAATGCTGCAGAAGAATTAAAAGCCATGCGCAAGAATGGGGAATTAATCAACATCACGGCAAAATTAAGCGCTTTTAGACCATATATCCAAGCCCATTATGAGGAGCAATACAACCGTACTTTTTCAGCCATCAAAAAGGCAGTCGCTCAAAAAGGAGTACACACTCGATTAGTTGAAAATAACGCTGCTATTTTAACGGTTTTTGATTTGCTGAAGGAAAAAGTTACTTTTCCTTTTAGTACAGATGAAGTGTATCAAAATTGTATTGATAATATCTTGCACCAAAACGACCAAATACACAGCGAAACAGAAACGGCTATGTTTTGGGATTTGATCGAATACCTGGTAAGTACTGGACTCTTGGAAGAGGGCGTGGATTATAAGATTGTTGAAAAATTGAGCTGGAAAAATGTAAGCTATGATAAACCTAAAAATATCTTGTATCTATCGTTTGCCAAAGCATTTCCATTGTATCGTGAATATCACAAGCGCCAATTGGGCAAAGATGGTTTAACAAAATCTTCTTTATCGCATTATCTCAAGACACACCCAGGCTTTATGGAGTACCTCAAAAGTACGAGAATGGGCAAGAAAAACACTTCTGCTTTTGTCTTTGATTATGATGCTCTAAATGTTCATATCAAAGAAGAAGGATCTGCTTCTTATGATTACACGGCAGAAAATGATATTTGGGCAGAACAGCAAGAACATGAAGATTTGATGACTCAAAAAATTAAAAAAGCTCAAGAAGAGAATGCTAAAAAAGAGATGGATTATTATAATAAAGTCCTTAAATCGTCCAAGAAGTAAAAGAAAAAGTAGAGCAACAAGCCTATGAAAAATGGATTTTGTAGGCTTGTTAAAATTTACGCCTAGTAAAAAAGGGGAGAAGAGCAAAATATTTTAAATTCTCATAATAGCAAAATACATTTGTGTAGCGATACGACATGATGCATGTCAAAAACAGGACACAAAGACACAACCTATACCTCCACCTGATCCGCCCTATCCTTAAGCCCTCTCTTGCTTCCTTGCTTCTCTCTATAGTGTCTTTGTGCTTCCTGTTTTTTTATTGCCCAATCAGAGATAAAACTTCCCACAGTAGACCATCCGATAAATAGGACATTGATTTTAATCTAATCTTACACACATCAAATCAATGTTTAATTATGTCAGAAAATGTCACAGGTCATGCCAAGAGCGACCGCCCCCAACTTATCGAAAAAATGAAAGTGTTGCAACTCCTAGAGCAGCGCATGAAGACCCACCAGCAACAAGCCGAAAAAATTCTCAATAGTGGTTTGTTTCCTGATGAGGAGGATTGGCTATTGGATGATATGCCCGAAAGTAGCCCCCAAAATGAAGTCGATTATGCAACTATGACAACCCTAATTATTGAACTGAAAAGCATTTATAACCAAATCACAAAACTCTAAAATGAAGGATCCTATTATAGAATTAGTACAGGCAGGATTGAGGGAAGAAGCCGCCCGAAAAAAGCAGCGAGAAACAGCTGCTCAAACAAAGATTCAAACAGCCTCTCAAACAGAAACTCAAACAATATCTCAAACAGGGGTAGAAACAGCCTCTACTGCTCAAAAACAAAGAAAAACAGTCAAATCAGACAGTCTAGAAACAGAGGAGAAACAAAGCTCAAACAACGTTTCAAAAAATGTAGAAACAGCGCTCAAAAATGATGTAGAAACAGAGGAAAAAAACGAATGGGAAGATGATTTTCCAGAAGATTGGGAGGACGATAATTCACCACTTGAGGAGGAGCCTTTTATAAAAGAAAGTCCCGATCCCTTGTTGGATATGATTTACGATCCAGGAGATACCACGGTGGATGAGCAAGTAGAAAAAAGTACAGGAGCGAGTACCAAAAGTTTGGAGACTTTGGCAAGCATTGGAGAAATGGTCATGGATTATTTAGACAATTCTAAAGCACAACTTTGTGCCGCAATTAGTGGCAAAGAGGCGGCTTTGTTTGCATCGGATCAAAAGGCAAAAAAAGCCTTGATTGAAGCGACTAAAACCTATGTACAGGAAATCGGGTTGAAACCACCAACTCCCACTCAAACTTTTTTATTAGCCGTAGGTATGTGGTTGTTGCCATCGCTAAGTTTGGCAGGATTGGAGCGAGTGAAAATGATTACCGCCAAGAAAAAAACAATTGTTCCCAAACCAACAGGCAACCAAGTGAGAGATTACCAAGAGCCAGCTGCAGGAACAGAAGCCGCTGCTTTTAATGAAACACTAGAGGAGGAGCAAGCAACAGATTATACCCAGTGCAAGGAATACCAGGAAAAACGCCGCTTGTTTGATCGCCATGCAAAGGGAACGTATCGCCATTTGAGTGATGGAACGTATGCGAATGTTGATTTGGCAAATGAGTTTCCAAGTGCTATGGTTTTAGAACTACTAGAAGCAGGAAAAACCAATGCAGAAATACGAGCAGTTTTGTACGAAGAGTAAAAGAGAAAAACACAATTATCTAAACCACACAAAAAATAATCATCATCATGTTTAAAACAGTCTTAGAAAATCACCTAAAAGCAAAAGCTCCTTTCTTAGAACAGGACTTAATGAATCAATGTGCTTTGATTTTGGGAGAGGTCGCACAAGAAAATAACCTATCTGAATATAAGTTATCCATGCTATTTAAAGTAGATGGTCAACAACTGATCGCTCAAGTAATCGACCCTCAAGCAAAAGAGCTAACGGCTTTTGATGCTGGGGGCTTGTTTACCGAAATGTTCGAGCTTCAAATGAAAGTAGTTCCTCCAGCAATCAAAGATCCAATCATGAAGCAACTAGGAGGGGAGAACCTGGAGCAGCTCTTGGTATCCATGTTAAAGGATAACTATTTACTGATTCGCTATAACCTAAATAAAAGCTTGGAGCTGTATCAAGTAAATGCCCGTAAGAGCGAAAAGATCAGTATTCAAGTATTTGTTGAAGAATTAAAATTGTAGACCAATGAGCCAAGAAAAAAACAGTTTCAAGCCCTTGACCGTTCATCCGCCACTTGTTTCCCGACAATTGGGCAGATACAGAGACACCGCTGGTGTGTTTTTAATTCGAGATAAAGAGACCGTAATTTATGTTGGCAAGTCTAAAAATATATACAAAGCGGTTTTGCGCTTGTTTCAAAAGGGCGGCTTACTGGAGCATTTGGATAGAAGGATCTTAAAATTTGAGTCTATCTTATCCAATTCTCGTTTGGGGCCAATAGAAACGGTCTTAAAAATGCGGTTTAAACCTCCATACAACTACATTGCAAAGTGCAAGCCGCTAACGCTTAGTTTTTACCAAAAAAAGCAAGAACAGCGAATTTGGGAGACTTACTTGGAACAAACTCGTTTTGATGTTCCTGGAGAGCATCAATCGGATAAAAAGTATTGACTTTGTTTTGCTGATTTAGATTTATAATTGTTTAAAAAGCTGCTTCTATTTTAGAAGTGGCTTTTTTTTATGCAAAGTTTCAAACTTTATCAAAGAAAGTTTGAAACTTTTTTGTATAAAGTTTCGGGTAATATGACTTTATTTAGTAGTTTCCTCAATATTGAATTGAAGATTGTAAGGACTAAACACAAATAATGTCAGAAGAACACAAAAAACAGCTGGAGCAACAACTTTGGAATATTGCCAACACCCTAAGAGGGAAAATGAATGCAGATGAATTTAGAGACTATATCTTAGGCTTTATTTTTTACAAATACCTATCTGAAAAAATGCACTTGTACGCCAATCGCTTGTTGGCAGGGGAGGACATCGAAGAATATACACAGATAGACGAAGCATCTGCAGAAGGAGAAGAATATTTGACGGCCATTAGAACAGAAGCGGTGGAAACCTTGGGTTTTTTCTTAAAACCTAGCGAATTGTTTCATCAAGTGGCACTACGTGGCGCTGCTCAAGCAGAAGATGAAAATGCCGAAGCTCAAAGCAACTTTATTTTGCAAGATTTGACCGATATTTTGAAGAGTATCGAGCAGAGCACGATGGGTGCAGGGAGCGAGGACGATTTTGAACAATTGTTTGAAGATTTGGATTTGACCTCGACTAAATTAGGGCGCACGGAAAAGGACAAAAATGCCTTGGTGGCAAAAGTCTTGGCGCATTTGGATAAAATTGATTTTAAGTTAGAAGATACCGAAGCCGATGTGTTGGGCGATGCCTACGAATATTTGATTGGGCAGTTTGCGAGTGGAGCAGGGAAGAAGGCAGGGGAATTTTATACGCCCCAACAGGTGTCTATGGTCTTAGCTAAGATTGTGACCACCAACAAAACAAAATTGAAATCGGTTTACGATCCCACTTGTGGCTCTGGGTCTTTGTTGTTGCGAGTTGCCAAAGAAGTACAACAAGTTTCTACCTTTTATGGGCAAGAAATGAACCGTACGACCTACAATTTGGCTCGTATGAATATGATCATGCACGATGTTCATTATAGTAAGTTTGACATCAAGCAAGAAGATACCCTAGAGAAACCACAACACCCGAACTTAAAAGCGGAAGCTATTGTGGCGAATCCTCCTTTTTCTGCCAAGTGGTCGGCAAATCCTTTGCACAACAACGACGACCGTTTTTCTGCTTATGGCAAATTAGCCCCTAAATCCAAGGCAGATTTTGCCTTTGTGCAACACATGATTCATCATTTGGATGAAGCTGGCACGATGGCGATTGTTTTGCCACACGGGGTGTTGTTTCGTGGTGCAGCGGAGGGCTTGATTCGTCAACATTTGATTGAAACTTGCAATTACTTGGATGCGGTGATTGGCTTGCCTGCCAATATCTTTTATGGTACCTCCATTCCGACATGTATTTTGGTCTTTAAGAAGCAACGGGAGCATTCTGATACCATCTTGTTTATAGATGCCAGTCAAGAATTTGACAAAGCCAAAACGCAAAACTTCTTGCGCTCGGAGGACATTCATAAAATTATTACCACTTATAGAGAGCGTACCGTTATCGACAAATACAGCTATATAGCGAGCTTGGAAGAGGTCAAAGAGAACGATTACAACCTCAATATTCCTCGTTATGTGGATACCTTTGAGGAGGAGGAAGCGGTGGACTTAAAGGCGGTGGCTCAAGAGCTAAAAAGCTTAGAGTCGGAGATGGAAGCAACGGATGCCGTCATTGCGGATTTTTGTCAACAATTGGGCATTGATGCGCCTTTCTAAACTACTGGGATTATTATGGTAATAATGGATGATAAAAAGAAGAAATTGGTGCCTGCTTTGAGGTTTTCGGAGTTTGAGGGGGAGTGGGAGGATATAAAATATGGAAATATTTATACATTTTATTCCACCAATTCATTTTCTAGAGATAATCTAAATTATGAAAAAGGGATAGTTAAGAATATTCATTATGGTGATATTCATACCAAGTTTCAAACAATGTTTGATATAGAAAAAGAACTTGTTCCCTTTGTTAATGAAGATATAAATATTAGTAAAATAGCTAGTGATAATTATTGTAAGGAAAAAGATTTAGTTATTGCTGATGCTTCTGAAGATTATGCAGATATAGGGAAATCTATCGAGATTATAAATCTAAATAAAGAACGTGTAATAGCAGGACTTCATACATTTTTGGCTAGACCCAATAAACGTGATTTAGCATCTGGTTTTGGAGGTTATCTAATGCAATCTTGGGCTATTAGAAAACAGATAATGACAATAGCTCAAGGAACAAAAGTATTAGGACTTTCGACTAAGAGAGTAGTTAATGTATTATTAACTATCCCCACCCTCCCCGAACAACAAAAAATAGCCAACTTCCTATCCTCGGTAGACAAAAAAATCGAACAGCTCCGCCAAAAAGTAAGCCTCTTGGAGGACTACAAAAAAGGCGTAATGCAGCAGATTTTTAGTCAGCAAATTCGCTTTAAGGATGATAATGGGGAGGCGTTTGCGGATTGGGAATACATTAAATTAGGTAAATTGACTTATAAAGTAGGTAAGAAAAACAAAGAGAATATTCAATACCCTATATATTCAATTAATAACCAAGAAGGTTTCTTGCCTCAGTCTGAGCAGTTTGAGGGAATGGATAGTAATGATAGAGGTTATGATATTAGCTTGTATAAAATAATCAAGAAAGGAACCTTTGCTTATAACCCTGCAAGAATTAATGTTGGGTCTATAGGGTTTAGTGGAGAGTTGGATAACGTTATTATTAGTTCACTTTATGTTTGTTTTAAAACAAAAGAGAACTTGGAAGATGCTTATCTACTTAAATTCCTAGATACATTTGATTTTAATAAAGGAGTTCTTAGAAATGTAGAAGGAGGTGTTAGGCAGTATCTTTTTTATGATAATTTTTCTAGTATAAAAATTCCTTTACCATCAAACAAAGAGCAACTTAGAATAGCTGATTTTTTGAATAGTATAGATGAAAAAATCAAACAAAATCAAATAAAAGTAAAGCAAGCCCAACAATTCAAAAAAGGCTTGTTACAGCAACTATTTGTATAAAAAAAACTCCAAGGGTTAATTTTCCCTTGGAGCTTTTTGCATTTTAAATACTAGGAAACTTATCCCTCAGATCCCCCAAATCAGAGACACCCAATTGTCTCAAATATTCGTCCACCTGATCCAAGGAATGATGGCGTAATTGAATTTGTAGTTGTTTAATATGAATGCCAGCCTTTACTGCAGCAACAGCGCCCGTATGCTTCCAGGAGTACAACTTATAGCGAGTAGTATCAAAACCCAATTCTTTTAAAATTAGTCGGTGTTGCCGCCCAAAAGTATTCATACCAGTAGGAGCCAAATAATGCGTACCAGGAAATAAATATTCGTTAGGAGTACGGTTTTTTAGTTTTTGCTTGACAGTAGGAAAAAAAGCGTTAGGGATCGCAACGTATTGTTGCTTTTTATTTTTGGATATGTTAGAAGGGACAAGAATTTTTTGTTCCTCAATGATAATATCTCCCACCTTGAGCAACCGAAGCTCTGCACGAGGTCGAAGGAAACAGTAATACACAAACTGCACAAAAAACCACAAATTAGGATTCTTATTTTTTATGGCATTACTTAGAAATGTTATTTGGCTCTGGGTAAAGTATGTGGCTGGAGTAGGAGAAGCTTTTCGAGTTTCAATTGCATCTAATAGATGCTGTTGATCACACCAACTAAGTGCTTGAGTAATGCACTGTATATAGTCGTTGTATGTATTAGGAGATAATCTTTTTTCTTTGGTTAGGTGTTCAAAGAAGAATTGATAAACACTTTCCTCATTCCACTTTTTATTTTGCATCCAATTGGTAAAAATACGAATCTTGGATTTTTTGCAACTATAAGTTTTAGGTCTCCATATTGGCTTCCTGCTTTCTAATTCCTCCAGTATTTTTTGGATAATTCCTCTATTGACTTTTTGTAAATGGACGCTCTCTAATTGATCCATCAATTTCCTAGCTGCAACCTTTCTAGCTTGTAGCGTTTTGAATTTATTGATGTCACCATATTTTTTAATTCGTTTGCCTTGGTCATTATAATAGTAAACAAACCATCGAGCAGTTAGTGAATTATTAGCAGTGTATAATTGAGGCAAACTATTTTTAATCATTGTTTAGTTTTTGTACAAATAGGTCTAGGCTGAACGAAAGGCGAAAGATACTCTAAATTTATATATTATGTATCATTTTAATTTGTTAATTGTTGATAATTAGTAATTTAAAAGTTTTTGTGGAAAAGGCGGGAGTCGAACCCGCATCCTTCTCGTTGCAAACGAGATGCTCCGCCAATTGAGCTACTTCCCCGAATAAGTGCCTTTAGTGACTGAGTAGGTTTTGAATCTACAGCCTCTTATTTAGAGCAAGTGATGAGACTCGAACTCACAATCTTCTGGGTGGAAACCAGGTGCCCTAGCCATTGGACCACACTTGCTGTTAGTCTATGTGTTGTACTCTAGATAGGATTCGAACCTATACTACAACGGGTTTAAGCCGTTTGCCTCTTCCATTGGGCTACTAGAGTAGTAGAGCAAGTAGTGAGGTTCGAACTCACAATCTTCTGATTGGCAACCAGATGCCTTAGCCAATTAGGCCATACTTGCTAAAATTGTACGGGTGACAGGGTTGAACCTGCATCTCCTAAGTCCCAAACCTAGTGCTTTTGCCTTGTTAAGCTACTCCCGTAAATATTGGGTACCTTCAGTGAGAATCGAACTCACACTGTATAGGGTCTAAGCCTATTGCCTCTTCCATTTGGGCTATGAAGGTAAACGAACGATTTTTGAACTTGCCTCAAAATCAAGGTCTAGTAGACCTTGAAGAGAGTGCACCGCAAAGCGGCAAAAAAAGTAAAAGGTTATCTGAAATTTGAAGTTTAAACAATTGAATGTATACC
It includes:
- a CDS encoding restriction endonuclease subunit S yields the protein MVIMDDKKKKLVPALRFSEFEGEWEDIKYGNIYTFYSTNSFSRDNLNYEKGIVKNIHYGDIHTKFQTMFDIEKELVPFVNEDINISKIASDNYCKEKDLVIADASEDYADIGKSIEIINLNKERVIAGLHTFLARPNKRDLASGFGGYLMQSWAIRKQIMTIAQGTKVLGLSTKRVVNVLLTIPTLPEQQKIANFLSSVDKKIEQLRQKVSLLEDYKKGVMQQIFSQQIRFKDDNGEAFADWEYIKLGKLTYKVGKKNKENIQYPIYSINNQEGFLPQSEQFEGMDSNDRGYDISLYKIIKKGTFAYNPARINVGSIGFSGELDNVIISSLYVCFKTKENLEDAYLLKFLDTFDFNKGVLRNVEGGVRQYLFYDNFSSIKIPLPSNKEQLRIADFLNSIDEKIKQNQIKVKQAQQFKKGLLQQLFV
- a CDS encoding site-specific integrase, whose amino-acid sequence is MIKNSLPQLYTANNSLTARWFVYYYNDQGKRIKKYGDINKFKTLQARKVAARKLMDQLESVHLQKVNRGIIQKILEELESRKPIWRPKTYSCKKSKIRIFTNWMQNKKWNEESVYQFFFEHLTKEKRLSPNTYNDYIQCITQALSWCDQQHLLDAIETRKASPTPATYFTQSQITFLSNAIKNKNPNLWFFVQFVYYCFLRPRAELRLLKVGDIIIEEQKILVPSNISKNKKQQYVAIPNAFFPTVKQKLKNRTPNEYLFPGTHYLAPTGMNTFGRQHRLILKELGFDTTRYKLYSWKHTGAVAAVKAGIHIKQLQIQLRHHSLDQVDEYLRQLGVSDLGDLRDKFPSI
- the dnaG gene encoding DNA primase — its product is MYITNLEQLKSKFEIETVVADLTDWNEGMKPSMCCPFHKEKTPSFSISKSKNIATCFGSCGKTYTPISFVMEYKQLDFVAAVEYAAKLHRVAVEYAEQLSEEQLEELKARQIKKEQYLLYNRLVAEAYFKHHHGEEELVEEIYFGERSLKGATVQAFGICQSSENWHFTEDLKLDNTTLKELGIIKKGKKGFFDVFRNRVLFPIHNPSRAVVGFAGRAIEEDQKPKYLNSCETDLYQKEQLLYGLSQQLQEIKASKVVYLVEGYWDVLSLYDAKFFGAVAAGGTSLSVAQAKLINRYAERVVLLYDGDQAGIEAVSRNLPKLIDIGLHVDIIPLPENQDPDSYIREIGAEAFEEYCKKNKTDAINWYLEHELQHSERDNFAIQRISELSIELIAKVKNSLSQDCYVRDVSKLLGIKQSILGGQLNEKLGELALTLKQDTLTPAQRKSLFKYGIYEDEKQYWSSDGKGGYSCISNFVVKPLFHLKSKENPKRLFELLNKYDQKVLLDVEAVVLVGLDKFRVAVEAEGNYFFTGNLAQYNRIKAKIYDEMKTCYEVDVLGYHKDGFYTFGNGIYTIEKGFVPVNKYGTLCYKDKRYFLPAFSDIYKDSDMSFKDEKNFAYQDSKITFKQWSTLFCKVHGSKGQIAICFYIATLFRDVIHEYVNFPLLNLFGQPGTGKSFMGKNLSYMFGIAKDGFNLNSGTLVGFYNRLVLARNALVFCEEYFNSIDFRFIQGLKSIYDGIGREKGQKTGTKSLVSEIYSACVFVGQELPTFDNALFTRVINLAFSQTEYSQEETNAAEELKAMRKNGELINITAKLSAFRPYIQAHYEEQYNRTFSAIKKAVAQKGVHTRLVENNAAILTVFDLLKEKVTFPFSTDEVYQNCIDNILHQNDQIHSETETAMFWDLIEYLVSTGLLEEGVDYKIVEKLSWKNVSYDKPKNILYLSFAKAFPLYREYHKRQLGKDGLTKSSLSHYLKTHPGFMEYLKSTRMGKKNTSAFVFDYDALNVHIKEEGSASYDYTAENDIWAEQQEHEDLMTQKIKKAQEENAKKEMDYYNKVLKSSKK
- a CDS encoding type I restriction-modification system subunit M, which translates into the protein MSEEHKKQLEQQLWNIANTLRGKMNADEFRDYILGFIFYKYLSEKMHLYANRLLAGEDIEEYTQIDEASAEGEEYLTAIRTEAVETLGFFLKPSELFHQVALRGAAQAEDENAEAQSNFILQDLTDILKSIEQSTMGAGSEDDFEQLFEDLDLTSTKLGRTEKDKNALVAKVLAHLDKIDFKLEDTEADVLGDAYEYLIGQFASGAGKKAGEFYTPQQVSMVLAKIVTTNKTKLKSVYDPTCGSGSLLLRVAKEVQQVSTFYGQEMNRTTYNLARMNMIMHDVHYSKFDIKQEDTLEKPQHPNLKAEAIVANPPFSAKWSANPLHNNDDRFSAYGKLAPKSKADFAFVQHMIHHLDEAGTMAIVLPHGVLFRGAAEGLIRQHLIETCNYLDAVIGLPANIFYGTSIPTCILVFKKQREHSDTILFIDASQEFDKAKTQNFLRSEDIHKIITTYRERTVIDKYSYIASLEEVKENDYNLNIPRYVDTFEEEEAVDLKAVAQELKSLESEMEATDAVIADFCQQLGIDAPF